From Candidatus Delongbacteria bacterium, a single genomic window includes:
- a CDS encoding nucleoside phosphorylase: protein MCGSCGVLDKNAAKNGIIIPSSAIRDEGTSFHYMKPSREIILDAKVVSLIKSCLNELGIKYSIGKTWTTDAFYRETPRKVNSRREEGCISVEMETSAMSAVAKFRKVNFGAIFYTGDDITGDVWNVDKLNCKNSRERLFDIALEIAYRMSKFNFSV from the coding sequence ATGTGTGGAAGTTGTGGTGTTTTAGATAAAAATGCAGCTAAAAACGGTATCATTATACCCAGTTCTGCAATCAGGGATGAAGGAACATCTTTTCATTATATGAAACCTTCAAGAGAAATTATTTTAGATGCAAAAGTTGTTAGTTTAATCAAAAGTTGTTTAAATGAATTAGGAATTAAATATTCTATTGGAAAAACTTGGACTACTGATGCTTTTTATAGAGAAACTCCAAGAAAAGTCAACAGTCGAAGAGAAGAGGGTTGTATATCTGTTGAAATGGAAACTAGTGCAATGTCTGCAGTGGCAAAATTCAGGAAAGTAAATTTTGGGGCTATATTTTATACTGGTGATGATATAACGGGAGATGTATGGAATGTAGATAAACTAAATTGCAAGAACTCAAGGGAAAGACTTTTTGATATTGCATTAG